The following nucleotide sequence is from Oenanthe melanoleuca isolate GR-GAL-2019-014 chromosome 5, OMel1.0, whole genome shotgun sequence.
ATCCCAAAAGTCCCCCTGGCACCTGGTTCCTACATCCCACTGCGGTCTGAGATCAATAAACGGCATCGTGAACCCCGAGCTGCCTTTGCCCCCTCTGCCAGCGCTCCCCGGGTTCCCCAGGCtactgctgccagccaggaatGTGGCTGGAGGAAGGGGACACATCCGTGGATTGTGCTACCTGGAGCAACCACGATCCCGaatgcccagagctgggctggcaccagcacagccagcagggacaggacggcccaggggctcagcattcccacctggctgctcccagagtGTCACAGCAGAGATCTGCCCCAAGgcctttaatttttaagtttgtGAGTCGGGTACAAAAGACTCTCTGCATTCAGGaattcttcctctcctctgccttcagctgctccctcagTGGGCTTGGATGGTGcagcagcaaggacaggagGAGGCTGCGGTCCTCAGCACGGCcacccccagccaggagcagggtgaCATCTGTGTTTGTCACCACGGGCTCCAAGGGGCATCACTCGCCTCCCAGTGCTTTTCCTGAGGTCACCAGCCCCACCACATCCCACATCTTTCCTTCAGCCCCACCACATCCCACACCTTCCCACTACGTCCAACGCCTGCCCACAATCCCGCCATGTCCCAAACCCACCCACAACCTCCCATCCCGCTCCCCATCTCAGCCCACCCACCTCCCgtccttcccatccctcccagccccgtgCCTGACGCTCCAGTCCCTCCCCATGGGATGCTCCCCCCAGGATGCCCCATGCGGTTTTCGGGGACTGTTTCTCTGGGAGATTCTCCTCCAGAGCAGCTTCACCCGTGGTGTCCCGCCCCCCAGCCTCCCTTGGAGAGGGATAAGAGGCGACAGCGGGATGTATCCAGGAGCTTTTATTGGGGCGGAGGAGCGAGGAATGGCCAGGAGCGGGGCACTGCCGGGGATACCGGgaggagcggggcaggagcggggctgTCAGGGAGGAAGGCGGCCCCAGGGGCGGATCCGGCACCTAAGAGTGGAACGGGAAGGGTCTGGGTGCCGGcaatcccaaatattcccatcggagggcagcacagcccgacgGCCGCGCTCCGGGTGGAACGGACGCCAGCTGGGAAACCTGTGGGACGGAAAGGACGGGACGGGACtggacgggacgggacgggacgggacgggacgggacgggacgggacgggatggcatggcatggcatggcatggcatggcatggcatggcatggcatggcatggcatggcatggcatggcatggcatggagaaaagagcagagatAGGAATGGGAAGCAGCATGGCGATAGGATGGGGACAGGCAACAGTGAAGGGGAGTCGAGATGAGGATGGTTTAGGGATTGGACTGGGGTGGGAATTCTGGTGGGACTAGGATGCaatagggatagggatagggatagggatagggatagggatagggatagggatagggatagggatagggatagggatagggatagggatagggatagggatagggatagggatagggatagggatagggatagggatagggatagggatagggatagggatagggatagggatagggatagggatgAACACATCATCAtggatcagtgggatgggaaaagCTATGGGATGCGTCCTGActcacagctgcaggaggatgatCTGCAGGCCTGGCTGGGAGCAATGATGGGCAGCTGAGCATGAAGGCAGCATGGGCAGCACGGCCAGAGGGACCACAGTGACCTCTCAGCTGGAGACTGTGGTGATCCCTGTCTCCTCAAAGACCCTCCGGAAGGCGACCTGGAGGGATGTGACAGAGCAGTGCCTCCAGCCGCTCCCCACCAAGAAGTAGATGAAGGGGTTGATGCTGCTGTTGATGCAGGCAAGCAGGAAAACCACGTGGGAATACTCAACTATGTAATCAAGCTGCCGCAGGAAATTGCGGAGGCTGAGGGGCAGTCCAAAGATGAGGAAGAAGAGCACAGTGAGGAAGATAACGATGTAGAGCCTCTTAGGCTGACGTCTCTTGGAGCCACACAGGACCTTGATGAAGAGGATCACATTGGAGATTACCATGGGTGGAGCAAAGATGAGAAAGTTGAGGGCATACATGGAGATGAGAGCCACCTGGCAGTGCTCATGGTCCtgtggcaggcacagggaggtcACCACCACCATGACAGCGATGgagagtgcccagagcagggcacacaccACCCAGGACAGGCGCTGGGGACGGCGGAAGCGGTACCAGAGGGGGAAGAGAATCGAGCTGCACCTCTCGATGCTGATGGCTgtcagcaggaacagccccatgTTGTAGGAGaactgggacagcaggacaagggaCTTCAGGTGCTTCAGGGACAGGACAGTGGAGCAGGATGCTTCATACATCATGCAGAGCACGGAGGAGGGGACTATGAGGAAGAGGAATGTGAAATCGGCCACAGCCAGGTTGAGGACGTAGACGGTGATGGGGTTCCTGCGGATGTGGAATCCAAGGAGCCAGAGGACAGCCCCGTTCCCAACCAGCCCACAGAGGCAGATGAACAGTGTGACACCATCTATGGCCGCATCGGTGACATTGATCCCACAAGAATCATCTCCTTCACTGTCTGTCACGGGAGATGAGGGAGGTGGAGAGGTCAGGCTCAGCTCCATGGTGGAGGGTGGGATGTGGTCCCCAGCTGtggtcagagcagaggggaattAGTGGGACCCCAGAGGATCCCATGACAGGGGGAGGGGTCCTGGCggggtggcacagcagggctggggacagggggaccgTGGGATATCCAGGGGTGAGGTGAGGGCGGAGGGAGGGTTGGATCAATTCAGTCATCCCGATTGAGGACAGCCACAGGAGCGGtgagaggggatttggggacatccAGGGAGACACAAGCAGTACCCAGGGCTGGACTCTGGTCCCGATCCCCTACCTTTCTTTGGGCTAACCTGTTGGTGTCTCTGAGCAGGGCACGCTCCTTCCCTCCGGTGCTCAATCTTCTCCAGTGAGGAAAATTGGCGTCTCACATCCTCAGAAGCTCCAAGCAGCCAATTTGTCCCCAGataaagcagctttttgggGCGTTTCTGCACAATCACGGATCGGGCACAGAGCACTGGGCAGTTGCACACAGGCTGCCTCTTCTCCCGTCAAAAGTCTGTTGGTCTTGCgggaaaggaaatgtttggTCCGAGCGAATACCCCAGAGGACgaacactgcagcagctgcatctcGCTGTGAAAGAATCTTGATGCTTTTACAATTCAACCTGATGTCTCATTAGACTGGTAATTGCCACCTTCCTAATTGTTTGATGGTGCTCAagcctcctctccccatcctaCCCCGATGCTGGCATCCTTCTGAGATTGTTCATTACTGCGTGCATTTGCCTCCAGCCTCCCAGCGTGAGAAACCCTCTCTTCCAACTTCATCCTGCATCAGGCCTGGGTGTCAATTGGGAATTTCTCTGAGCCCTCACTTTGGATCCACTCCAGCTGGTCTGGAGGCTCCAGAGCCCTTCTGGACAGACTGATAGCCCCTGAGAGAGCCTGGAGAGGCTGGTGGCAGATGAGGAgatggcaggggacagcacaCACGAccccacatccctccctgcaACCCTACACCAGAAGCACCCATTCACCCCCACCAAAGTTTTGGGGTGACAGAAGAGGGACTGGACTGGACTGGAGAGGGTCTTGGGGACATCTAAGCAGGGGCATCACTGGGGGACATCACTGATAGGATGGCATGTCCCCGAGCAAAGCAGCGtgtcacagcctgtgccagctgtgctggaatcACTAGGAAAAGGCAGGAGGCTGGTGGGCACCCCCTcacccaggtgctgctggagacagagactcctggcagggcagggctcagcatgGCACCGCAGGGGTGTGAcagcaggggtggcactgacAGCGGGGCCAGGGCAGTGAGTCACCCCCTCCGTGCCTCCCTCCACCCCTGGACTTTGCCTCCCGCGGATGCTCGCGGCAATAAATCCCGGGCTCGGAGGCGGGAATGCGGCGTCGGGGAGGGCACGGGGGTCCCATCCCAGGGGTGTGGGGGATCTGCACGCAGAGTGCACGAGTGGGATTGCCATGGGCAGTGGGATTCCCATGGGCGGTGGGATCACGAGTGGGATGAGGATGAGAGCGCGCCAGAGGCAGCGGGCAGGAGTGCGAGGGAGCGTCACACGGGCAggcaggacatgcaggtggCAGTGTGACGCTTGTGACGCCGCGAGGACCTGCCGGGAGAAGGTCACCTGTGAGCCGGGGCACCTGTACGTGTGTCGCCACCGCTGTCACCGCCGCGGCCCCAgcccggcggcgggcggggtgACAGCCGCACCCTGGACCGGGCGGGTGCTGCCcgcccccctgtccccatccctgcctccgCCGAGGCCACTCGGGCTCCGTGGCCCCACCGGACACCCCCATGCAGCAGGAGCCGGGGAAACAGAACCCAGGAACCCCCGAAACCGAGGTCAAGGCTGTCGTCGTGGGGGATGGCGGCTGCGGGAAGACGTCACTGCTGCTGGCCTTTGCCAGGGGGGACTTCCCCAAGGTACCGGGAttcctgtcccctggctggTGGGTGGCTGTCACCGTGCGGGAGCGGTGACAGGCAAAGGGCGCCGATGGGACACGGTGGCGGCAGCGGGGCCGTTTggagagggacatggggacagggggcaaGAGGtggcccagcctggggctggtggggctCTGTGACACCTCTGCCTCTCTTGGCGGGTCACAGGGTGGGGAGCAGGATTTGTCCCTCAGTGAGGGCACTCAGCGAGTGCAGGGAATGGGGGCAGCCACAGAGACCCCTGTCCTGAATCCCCCGTGGGACATCCATGATGCTCTGTACTGTTGTGGGATGGGGGACAAAGGTGCTTCCCATCCCACTGACCCAGGGAGGAAGCAGCATTTCCTActtcctgcttccctctctgTGTCCTGTTCTGTCCCCGCTGGGGTCCCCTCCATCGCTGTCATTGTCCCAGTtacttccctgtgcctgtcacaggagcaggagcactgcCAGGTGTCCCTCATCTCCATGTACACCCATGTCCTGAGTTGATGTCGCAATGCTCTGTATCCCCACATCCTGTGTTGCTCATGCCTGGAGAGTTTGCTTTATCTAGCCAGGCAGCACCACCCCCTCCCCCTGGGCAAGAGTTTCTGCCGGCCGGCCGGCAAAACCCCTCCTTGGATTgcttgctgcttgctgctgcttctgcttgcCGCTTGCAAACCCCCCTGCTTCTGCGCTTTTTCTGCCgtttttgctttactttttcttcccttattaGCTAGCAATACCTGATCCTGGGCGGCCTGAACATCAAGGAACCCCTGGACGCTGCACCATTGTGACAAGAAATACGcgtt
It contains:
- the LOC130253467 gene encoding mas-related G-protein coupled receptor member H-like — translated: MELSLTSPPPSSPVTDSEGDDSCGINVTDAAIDGVTLFICLCGLVGNGAVLWLLGFHIRRNPITVYVLNLAVADFTFLFLIVPSSVLCMMYEASCSTVLSLKHLKSLVLLSQFSYNMGLFLLTAISIERCSSILFPLWYRFRRPQRLSWVVCALLWALSIAVMVVVTSLCLPQDHEHCQVALISMYALNFLIFAPPMVISNVILFIKVLCGSKRRQPKRLYIVIFLTVLFFLIFGLPLSLRNFLRQLDYIVEYSHVVFLLACINSSINPFIYFLVGSGWRHCSVTSLQVAFRRVFEETGITTVSS